A DNA window from Synergistota bacterium contains the following coding sequences:
- a CDS encoding TRAP transporter large permease: MSPISSGTIAVIFLLLLFFLKVPVAVAMALVGFIGFSAFVSLHAAMKLLVVDFASAFNSYTLAVIPLFVLMGQIAYSSGMSKRLYDTSNALLGHLPGGLAIATIWASAGFAAICGSTNASTATMAMVALPEMKRYGYDESLAAGSVAAGGSLGIMIPPSVIFVIYGILTQQSIGKLFIAGIIPGLILTSLFSIAIYIWMKIEPRIAPRNPKKAWKERLKALLSISEVLLIFISVVGGLLGGIFTPVEAGAVGTGLITITSLLRGTISWEGIKRALSESVRISCMIIFVVAGASVFGHFLAITKIPQSLQSWLMSLENHPMLAMMLIVAIYVVGGCFVDALALILLTVPIFYPVILSLGYDPIWFGVLIVLLTQIGVITPPVGINAYVIKGIFPEIPIERIFKGITPFFVSLILAVFLLILFPRIALILPYSM; encoded by the coding sequence TTGAGTCCGATATCATCAGGAACAATCGCGGTTATCTTCCTCCTTCTGCTCTTTTTTCTAAAGGTTCCAGTAGCAGTAGCGATGGCACTCGTAGGTTTTATCGGCTTTAGCGCTTTCGTTTCCCTTCACGCCGCTATGAAACTCCTCGTAGTAGATTTCGCATCTGCCTTTAACTCCTATACTCTGGCAGTGATCCCGCTATTTGTCCTCATGGGACAAATAGCTTACAGCTCAGGCATGAGCAAAAGGCTGTATGACACCTCCAACGCATTACTGGGACACCTCCCCGGAGGACTGGCAATAGCGACAATATGGGCAAGTGCCGGATTCGCCGCTATATGCGGCTCCACAAATGCCTCAACCGCCACCATGGCTATGGTAGCTTTGCCAGAAATGAAAAGATACGGATACGATGAATCCTTAGCAGCAGGAAGCGTGGCAGCTGGAGGAAGCCTCGGAATTATGATTCCTCCCAGCGTGATCTTCGTTATCTACGGAATACTGACACAGCAATCTATAGGAAAGCTTTTTATCGCTGGAATAATTCCAGGCTTGATATTAACATCGTTGTTCTCAATAGCTATCTACATTTGGATGAAAATAGAACCCAGAATAGCACCACGAAATCCCAAAAAAGCATGGAAAGAAAGGTTAAAAGCCCTGCTCAGCATATCAGAGGTTCTCCTGATATTTATATCTGTAGTGGGAGGGCTTCTCGGCGGAATTTTCACTCCAGTTGAAGCGGGCGCAGTAGGAACGGGTCTCATAACCATAACTTCTCTTTTAAGAGGAACGATTTCATGGGAAGGAATAAAGCGTGCGCTTTCTGAAAGCGTGCGTATATCATGCATGATAATATTCGTGGTTGCTGGAGCATCGGTCTTCGGGCATTTTTTGGCTATAACCAAAATTCCTCAAAGCCTTCAGAGCTGGCTTATGAGTCTCGAAAACCACCCCATGCTGGCGATGATGCTCATAGTAGCCATATATGTTGTAGGAGGATGCTTTGTGGACGCTCTGGCGCTGATACTTCTAACCGTACCAATATTCTATCCTGTTATTTTAAGCTTGGGATACGATCCCATATGGTTCGGCGTTTTAATCGTGCTTTTAACCCAGATAGGTGTTATAACGCCACCGGTGGGAATAAATGCATACGTCATAAAGGGAATCTTCCCGGAAATTCCCATAGAAAGAATTTTTAAGGGTATCACCCCTTTCTTCGTTTCACTTATTTTAGCCGTCTTTCTCCTAATCCTTTTCCCTCGGATAGCTTTGATACTCCCTTACTCGATGTGA
- a CDS encoding TRAP transporter small permease, translated as MKVLGEVLNLASGALLGFTTTLICVDVILRIFRSPVPGSYDIVEFLTSIMISLAVLKSFQNGEQISVDIADRIFPKHFIPFVNAVSRIITLAFLFILSVGMLSSGASSYISGETSMTLGIPLYPVYLTIGLIAGLAFLSESLKTLRMVIKPTKLMKPSEVKLGREKA; from the coding sequence ATGAAAGTACTTGGTGAAGTCCTAAATCTTGCCTCGGGTGCTCTGCTCGGATTTACCACCACGCTGATATGCGTTGATGTGATCTTGAGAATATTTAGATCACCGGTTCCAGGAAGCTATGACATAGTGGAATTTTTGACCTCGATAATGATTTCGCTCGCCGTATTAAAGAGCTTCCAGAACGGCGAGCAAATAAGCGTGGATATAGCAGATAGGATTTTTCCAAAGCACTTTATACCTTTCGTCAACGCCGTCTCGCGCATTATAACCTTGGCTTTCCTCTTTATACTCAGCGTGGGTATGCTCTCCTCCGGAGCGAGCTCGTACATCTCTGGAGAAACCTCGATGACCCTCGGTATACCTCTGTATCCCGTTTACTTAACCATCGGCTTAATCGCGGGGCTTGCTTTTCTGAGCGAAAGCCTGAAAACCCTGAGAATGGTGATAAAACCAACTAAGCTAATGAAGCCTTCTGAGGTTAAGCTTGGGAGGGAGAAGGCTTGA
- a CDS encoding TRAP transporter substrate-binding protein: MKKLKRAVLIAIMALIWGNAGIGIASGKTIIKLTYANFFPPSHVQSKLAEDWIREIEIQSKESVKITYYPGGSLLKGPNIFDGVLNGVADIGMSCFAYTSGRFPIMGAVDLPMGYPNAITATKVINKYYQMFKPKELSQVKVLYLHAHGPGLLHSKVRITKLEDLKGVKIRTTGFSAKVAKALGATPIAMSQGMAYEALQRGVVEATFAPMEVLKGWRQAEVVKYTIMCTNIGYTTGMYVIMNLKKWEMLPADIKKIFETVSQKWIKKHGEAWDESDREGKAYAESLGNKFIYLSKEESARWVKRVRPVIEEYAKELEKKGFPGRKCVKALKKLIMEGSSEK, encoded by the coding sequence ATGAAAAAGCTTAAGAGAGCGGTTCTTATCGCGATAATGGCTTTAATCTGGGGAAATGCGGGAATCGGCATCGCAAGCGGGAAAACCATTATAAAGCTTACATATGCTAACTTCTTCCCTCCATCACATGTGCAATCCAAGCTCGCGGAAGACTGGATCAGAGAAATAGAAATCCAAAGCAAGGAAAGCGTGAAAATAACCTACTATCCCGGAGGATCATTGCTTAAAGGACCCAATATATTCGATGGAGTTTTAAACGGCGTAGCGGATATAGGAATGTCCTGTTTTGCTTACACAAGCGGAAGATTTCCCATAATGGGCGCAGTTGACCTGCCAATGGGGTATCCTAACGCGATAACCGCAACCAAAGTCATAAACAAATACTATCAAATGTTCAAACCCAAGGAGCTTTCGCAGGTAAAGGTCCTTTATCTTCATGCCCATGGACCGGGTCTACTTCACTCCAAGGTTAGGATAACCAAGCTTGAGGATCTTAAAGGGGTCAAGATAAGAACAACGGGATTCAGCGCGAAGGTAGCAAAAGCCTTGGGGGCCACTCCTATAGCCATGAGCCAAGGAATGGCATACGAAGCTCTTCAGAGAGGCGTGGTAGAAGCAACTTTTGCCCCTATGGAAGTGTTAAAGGGATGGAGACAAGCTGAAGTGGTTAAATACACGATCATGTGCACCAACATTGGATACACAACCGGAATGTACGTGATAATGAACCTGAAAAAATGGGAAATGCTCCCCGCAGATATAAAGAAGATATTTGAGACAGTAAGCCAAAAATGGATAAAGAAACATGGCGAAGCTTGGGACGAAAGCGACAGGGAAGGGAAGGCTTACGCTGAGAGCTTAGGAAACAAGTTTATATATCTCTCAAAAGAGGAAAGCGCAAGATGGGTTAAGAGAGTAAGACCAGTCATAGAAGAATATGCAAAAGAGCTGGAGAAAAAGGGATTTCCTGGGAGAAAATGCGTAAAAGCCCTCAAAAAGCTTATAATGGAAGGGAGTTCTGAAAAATGA
- a CDS encoding TAXI family TRAP transporter solute-binding subunit, translating to MRVKRLVVMGVLIGVLAITLVASPALSAKKFITIASGPVGGEWYILGGILGEIVKEIAPGSKVMVRTGGSLSNLSTVNMGKADIGITQDRLFYEARNGMGAFKGREPFKNVEGLCYLADIYMGVFLVRADFPINSIDEIKEKKIAIRLVTAPKASSPSKATERVLEAYGIKPEDLKAWGGSISYVSYSEASSLIKDGHADAYCGPILPAIVELSTVRKLKLLPLKKSVIDYLVKKYKYGRAVIPKGAYYFVKQDTETITESPIIIVNKKLSEDFVYELTKAICAQPDRIRQSGKTYRNFDPEKAPNIHGGPIHPGALRYYKECGWIK from the coding sequence ATGAGGGTGAAAAGACTTGTGGTAATGGGAGTTTTGATCGGTGTGCTTGCCATTACCCTCGTGGCTTCTCCGGCTCTATCTGCTAAGAAGTTTATAACTATAGCTTCTGGTCCCGTTGGCGGTGAATGGTACATATTAGGAGGTATTCTTGGAGAGATAGTTAAAGAGATTGCGCCGGGAAGCAAGGTTATGGTTAGAACGGGGGGATCTTTATCTAACCTATCTACCGTTAATATGGGAAAAGCCGATATAGGGATAACCCAGGATCGTCTGTTTTATGAGGCACGTAATGGAATGGGAGCTTTTAAGGGAAGAGAACCCTTTAAGAATGTTGAGGGGCTTTGCTATCTTGCTGATATATACATGGGTGTCTTCTTAGTCAGGGCTGATTTTCCAATTAATTCCATTGACGAGATAAAGGAAAAGAAAATAGCTATAAGACTTGTGACTGCTCCGAAAGCCTCCTCTCCTTCTAAGGCTACCGAGAGGGTTCTTGAGGCTTATGGCATAAAACCAGAGGATCTCAAAGCGTGGGGTGGAAGCATTAGCTATGTTTCATATTCAGAAGCAAGTTCGCTTATAAAGGATGGACATGCTGATGCATATTGTGGTCCTATTCTTCCTGCCATAGTTGAGCTTTCTACCGTCCGTAAGCTTAAGCTCCTTCCGCTGAAGAAATCCGTTATAGATTATCTGGTAAAGAAATATAAGTATGGAAGGGCAGTTATTCCGAAAGGGGCATACTATTTCGTTAAGCAGGATACGGAGACCATAACCGAGTCACCCATTATCATCGTTAATAAGAAGTTGAGTGAGGATTTCGTGTATGAGCTTACCAAGGCTATCTGTGCACAACCTGATAGAATACGTCAATCAGGGAAAACCTATAGAAACTTTGATCCTGAGAAAGCTCCGAATATACATGGTGGGCCCATTCATCCTGGAGCTCTCAGATACTATAAGGAGTGTGGTTGGATCAAATGA
- a CDS encoding TRAP transporter fused permease subunit, which produces MRWVIYVTSVLLISFHIYTAAFGSFIAQLQRSFHLTLAGILGFLFYPALRGKKIGKLDLILSALSGVAFGYIALNCNRIAERESLVSYLSPLDLLIGALVIILVIELARRTVGWVLSFVAALSLAYAYFGPHLPDIIAHPGISLRDIIDYQVYGLDGIYSIPLGVSSTYIVLFIIWGTVMEYSKTGDLIMDLGKLFAGKFRGGPAKVACITSALFGSLSGSAAANVYATGTFTIPMMVKIGYKPATAGAVEAVASTGGQIMPPVMGAAAFLMAEWLGVPYITICKAALLPAIFYYIALIFILDFEAAKLGIRGMSSEEIPYWRDVLKRIYLLVPLVFFIIVLIKGYTPFRAAFFAILMSFALSFLRKDTMLTSRKLLDVAVVSAKRTVMIASACAAAGIVIGIITLTGIGLSLSSIILLLSGGKLFLSLLLIMICCIIMGMGTPTTVAYVIVATLAVPTMGKLGFSSIPAHLFVFYFAVISMITPPVAIAAYAAGEIAKEDPMRIGFTAMKIALPVYIIPYVFLFDRSLLLEGSLTGIAFRACATFLSVLVFAGGVAGWFFGNIGWVWRSLLLMTFLLINIPLGRITVLGLALGLILTAFLFLKSRRGKAITMGKGG; this is translated from the coding sequence TTGCGCTGGGTTATTTATGTAACCTCGGTGCTTCTTATTTCGTTTCACATATATACCGCCGCGTTTGGTTCGTTTATAGCTCAGCTTCAAAGAAGCTTTCACCTGACGTTAGCGGGAATATTGGGGTTCTTGTTTTATCCTGCCCTTAGAGGGAAAAAGATTGGAAAGCTTGATCTTATTCTATCTGCTCTCTCCGGAGTAGCTTTTGGTTATATTGCGCTAAACTGTAATAGAATAGCGGAAAGGGAATCTCTGGTTAGCTACCTCTCACCGCTTGATCTTTTAATAGGTGCGCTCGTGATAATTCTCGTTATAGAGCTCGCGAGAAGAACTGTTGGATGGGTTCTGAGCTTTGTAGCAGCATTATCACTGGCTTATGCTTATTTTGGTCCGCATCTTCCGGACATCATAGCACATCCCGGAATTTCCTTAAGGGATATCATTGACTATCAGGTATATGGTTTAGATGGTATCTACTCTATCCCTCTTGGTGTTTCCTCAACTTATATAGTTTTATTTATAATCTGGGGAACCGTCATGGAATATTCTAAGACCGGGGATCTAATAATGGATCTCGGAAAGCTATTCGCGGGTAAGTTTCGCGGAGGTCCAGCTAAGGTTGCTTGTATAACTTCTGCTCTTTTTGGATCCCTTTCAGGGAGCGCCGCTGCAAACGTTTATGCTACGGGCACCTTTACTATACCTATGATGGTGAAGATCGGATATAAGCCTGCTACTGCAGGAGCAGTTGAAGCAGTTGCATCAACAGGAGGACAGATAATGCCTCCCGTTATGGGAGCGGCAGCCTTTCTCATGGCGGAGTGGCTTGGGGTTCCATATATAACGATATGTAAAGCTGCGCTTTTACCTGCCATTTTTTACTACATAGCTTTAATCTTTATTCTCGATTTTGAAGCGGCAAAGCTCGGAATAAGAGGTATGAGTAGTGAGGAAATACCCTACTGGAGAGATGTCCTTAAGAGAATTTATCTTTTAGTTCCCTTGGTCTTTTTCATTATAGTTTTGATTAAAGGGTATACCCCTTTTAGAGCGGCTTTTTTCGCGATCCTTATGAGCTTTGCCTTAAGCTTCCTGAGGAAAGATACCATGCTTACTTCCCGCAAGCTTCTTGATGTAGCTGTGGTTTCCGCGAAGAGAACGGTTATGATAGCTTCCGCCTGTGCAGCGGCGGGCATAGTTATAGGAATAATAACTCTTACTGGTATAGGGTTGTCTCTCTCAAGTATAATTCTTCTTCTATCGGGCGGAAAGCTCTTTTTAAGTCTCCTGCTTATAATGATTTGTTGCATAATAATGGGTATGGGAACTCCTACAACGGTCGCTTACGTTATAGTAGCCACCCTTGCGGTTCCTACCATGGGGAAGCTTGGCTTTTCTTCTATTCCAGCTCACTTATTTGTCTTTTACTTCGCGGTTATCTCCATGATAACGCCGCCGGTGGCTATAGCGGCTTATGCAGCCGGCGAGATAGCCAAAGAGGATCCCATGAGGATTGGCTTTACCGCCATGAAAATAGCCCTTCCGGTCTACATTATTCCTTATGTTTTTCTGTTTGATAGGAGCTTGTTGCTTGAGGGATCCCTTACCGGAATAGCTTTCAGAGCTTGCGCCACGTTTCTGAGCGTTTTGGTCTTTGCCGGAGGAGTTGCTGGTTGGTTTTTCGGTAATATAGGATGGGTATGGAGAAGCTTGCTTTTAATGACGTTTCTTCTCATAAATATTCCCTTGGGGAGGATAACCGTGCTTGGCCTCGCGCTGGGGCTCATTTTAACTGCTTTTCTTTTCCTCAAATCAAGGAGAGGGAAAGCGATAACAATGGGTAAAGGAGGGTGA